A region of the Prochlorococcus marinus XMU1402 genome:
TTACAGTTTAACTTCTATATCTACACCACTAGGAAGATCCAGCTTCATTAAGGCATCAATAGTCTTTGCAGATGGACTATAAATATCGATAATTCTTCGATGGGTTCTTGTTTCAAAATGCTCTCTAGAATCTTTATCAACATGGGGAGACCTAAGAACACAATAAATT
Encoded here:
- the rpsJ gene encoding 30S ribosomal protein S10, with product MTASIAQQKIRIRLKAFDRRMLDLSCDKIIQTADTTSASAIGPIPLPTKRKIYCVLRSPHVDKDSREHFETRTHRRIIDIYSPSAKTIDALMKLDLPSGVDIEVKL